AGCTGGTAGAGCGCCGCCAGCGGGTCGGACTGCGACGAGCCGCTGGCTTTTTCGACTTCGTCGAGCACCACCACCGGATTGGCATAGTGGCCGCGCACCAGGCGCTCTGCCACCTTGCCGCATTTGGCCCCGCGCCAGCTGGCCGAACTGCCGGTGATGACGAAGCCGGCCGACAGCGCATTCATGCTGATCAGTTCGCATTCGGTCTGCATGATCCGCGCCAGGCGCCTGGCAAAGTGGGTCTTGCCCACGCCCGGCCCGCCCAGCAGCAGGATGGGCATCAGGTTGAATCGCCCCTGGCCTTCCTGGCCGGCGTGCGCCAGGCGCAGGTAGCGCGCCAGGTCGCCCAGGACTTCGTTGAAATTGGGGCATTCCTCGAGCAAAGGATCGAGGGCGCGGATCGACGAGGGGGTGGTGACGAAGCGCTCGGCCCCGGTTTCGAGCATGCGCTCGTAGAACGCCTCGAGCTCCGGAGAGCGGCCGCGGCTGCGCTCGAGCGCCTGCTGGACATCGGCCAGGTCGTAGACCGCACAGGTGCGGGCAAGGGTAATGCTCACAGCTTCCTCCTTGGCAACAGACAAGCTGCGCATGGCAGCCCATCGGCTGGACATGGCCAGCGCCTGGCAATGATCCTAGCGCTTCCGGAAGAGCGCCGCAATCGTCAAAACAATCAATGCTGCATTGAAAGATTTGTTATGGAAAAAGCGAGTGTCGTACGAGTGGGATATTTATCAACAGAAATTATTGCCCTAGCAAGTGAGGTGCAACCTTCACTCCGTTTCCTAAGTGACTGATTTAGGAGACATTTTAGATTGACACAGGTTCAACAGACGCTGCTAAGTCATTGGTTTCATTAGAAAATTTTAGATTTTACTGTTGTGAATTCGCTTGACCACCAACATTGATTCCAATAAAGTGGGAAGCAGTGTGAAAAAGTGTCGTTTTGTGGGGGAGTTTCCTCGCATGAGCGACTAAAAAATTCTAAATTGATAACTCTCCAAGCTAGGTAATCTGTGTTCCAGGGCGCGTCAGCGATCAATCTCGATGCCAAAGGCAGGATGTCAATCCCGGCAAAGCATCGTGACGCCTTGACTGTCCAGTGCGAAGGCCGGATGACGCTGACCAAGCACCCGCACGGTTGCCTGTTGTTCTTCCCGCGCCCGGTCTGGGAGCAGCACCGCGACCAGATCGCCGCCTGGCCCATGTCGGCCAGGGCGTGGCAGCGCATTTTCCTTGGTAACGCCTGCGATGTCGAGGTCGATAGCGCCGGCCGCGTGCTGATCTCGCCCGAGCTGCGCGCCGCCGTGGGGCTGGAAAAAGAAGTCATGATGCTCGGCATGGGCACCCATTTCGAGATCTGGGATGCCGCCAAGCTGGCCGAGAGCGAAGCCGAGGCCGTGGCCGGCGGCATGCCTGATGTCCTTTCCAATTTCTCTTTCTGAGGCACCGATGACGGAAACAACGACGGTGCCCGAAGGTATGCCTGCCGGTATGTCTGATTACCAACACCGCACCGTGCTGCTCGACGAGGCGGTCGATGCGCTCAACCTGGTGGGCGAACGCGTCAACGGTATCTATATAGATGGGACTTTTGGTCGTGGTGGCCACAGCCGTCTGCTGTTGTCGCGCCTGGGTCCGCAGGGACGCCTGTTTGCGTTCGACAAGGATTTGCAGGCCATCGACACCGCCGCCCAGATCGACGACCCCCGTTTCACGATCGTGCATGACAGCTTCGCCACGATGCGCGAGGCGCTGGCCGCGCGCGGCATCACCCAGGTCGACGGCATCTTGCTGGACCTGGGCATTTCGTCGCCCCAGGTGGACGACGCCACCCGCGGATTCAGCTTCCGCCAGGACGGCCCCCTCGACATGCGCATGGATACCACGCGCGGGATGTCGGCGGCCGACTGGCTGGCCATCGTGCCGGAACAACAATTGGAAAAGGTGATACGAGATTATGGAGAAGAGCGGTTTGCTTTCCAGATTGCAAAGGCGGTTGCAGCTCGCCGGGCAGTCGAACCAATTTCGACCACACGACAGCTTGCCGCAATCGTGGCACACGCGGTCAAGACTCGGGAAAAAGGCAAGGATCCGGCAACCCGGACCTTTCAAGCTATCCGGATTTTCATCAATAAAGAGCTTGAAGACCTCGAACAGGGCTTGATCGCGGCCTACGCCATGCTGGCGCCGGGCGCCCGCATGTCGGTGATCAGCTTCCACTCGCTGGAAGACCGCATGGTCAAGCAGTTCCTGGCCTCCAAGGCCAAGGTGGAGCAGCCCGACCGCCGCCTGCCGATCCGCGCCGTCGACCTGCCGCAGCCGCTGATGAAGCTGATCCACAAGACCAAGCCGTCCGACGCCGAGGTGGGAGACAATCCGCGCGCCCGCTCGGCGGTGCTGCGCGTGGCCGAGCGTCTCGGGAGCGCGCCATGAACGTCAAGCTTAATATCGTGCTGACGGCGGCGCTGGTGCTGTGCGCGCTGTCGGTGGTCAATGCCCGCTACCAGGCGCGCCACCTGCTGATCGAAGTCGAACGCCTGCAGCAGCAGTCGCGCCAGCTCGACATCGACTGGGCCCAGCTCCAGCTCGACCAGTCGACGCTGGGCAAGAACGAACGTATCGAACAGATCGCACGCACCGACCTGAACATGGCTCCGCTGACCCCGGCCCGCACCCAGTACCTGACCGAAGGGGCGCAATGAGCCGGTCGAACGCGCGGGTCGAACGACGCAGCACCTCGCGGGTAGCCGCGTCCAAGGGCGTGGCCTTTTCAAAGAGCCCCCTGCTGGCCGTGAACGTGCCGACCTGGCGTTCGCGCCTGGTGCTGTTCGTGATGTTCGCGGCCTTCGCCGCGCTCGCCGTGCGCGCGCTCTGGCTGCAGGGCATGTCGACCCAGTTCCTGCAAAAGCAGGGCAAGAGCCGCTACGAGCGCACGCTCGAATTGCCTGCCACGCGCGGCAAGATCATGGACCGCAATGGCGCGGTGCTGGCCTCGTCGCTGCCGGTCAAGGCGGTGTGGGCGATTCCCGAAGACGTGCTCGCTTCGCCGGCCGACAAGATCACCGCCCTGGCGCGCCTGCTCGACATGCCGGAAGCCGACCTGCGCAAGAAGCTCGACTCCGACCGCACCTTCGTCTACCTCAAGCGCCAGGTCGAGATGCCGGTCATCGCCCAGATCGAGAAGCTCAAGATCGACGGCATCGACACCCGCAAGGAATACAAGCGCTTCTACCCGCAGGGCGAAGTGATGACCCACATGGTGGGCTTCACCAACGTCGAAGACGTCGGCCAGGAAGGCATGGAGCTGTTCCACCAGAAGACCCTGGTCGGCGTGCCGGGCAGCCGCCGCGTGATCAAGGACCGTCTGGGCCACATCGCCGAAGACCTGGGCATGTTCCGCGAACCGCACCAGGGCAAGGACCTGACCCTGTCGGTCGACAGCAAGCTGCAGTACATCGCCTTCACCAGCGTCAAGAACGCGGTCGAGAAATTCAATGCGCAGGCTGGCGCCGCCGTGCTGCTGGACGTGCAAACCGGCGAAGTGCTGGCCCTGGCCAACTACCCGACCTATAACCCGAACGACCGCTCCAAGCTCA
Above is a genomic segment from Massilia sp. H6 containing:
- a CDS encoding penicillin-binding protein 2; protein product: MSRSNARVERRSTSRVAASKGVAFSKSPLLAVNVPTWRSRLVLFVMFAAFAALAVRALWLQGMSTQFLQKQGKSRYERTLELPATRGKIMDRNGAVLASSLPVKAVWAIPEDVLASPADKITALARLLDMPEADLRKKLDSDRTFVYLKRQVEMPVIAQIEKLKIDGIDTRKEYKRFYPQGEVMTHMVGFTNVEDVGQEGMELFHQKTLVGVPGSRRVIKDRLGHIAEDLGMFREPHQGKDLTLSVDSKLQYIAFTSVKNAVEKFNAQAGAAVLLDVQTGEVLALANYPTYNPNDRSKLTGAQLRNRVITDTFEPGSTLKPITVALALEKKRVTPDTVFDVSGGRIVVGGRTIRDMHPKDALTVGGIIQKSSNVGTVKIAQMLQPQDMWELYTKLGFGQAPRYGFPGAVAGRVRPWKSWKPIEYANMSFGHGLSVSLLQLARSYMVFARDGDIIPLSFVKVTDKPAGQQVISPKTAAQVRTMLESVVGPDGTASKAQVAGYRVGGKTGTAEKIVNGRYSKTDNIGYFVGIAPMSKPRFVIAVMIDNPRGALRTGGSVAAPTAADLASNALRAANVPPDSSVTDIIIPEIPLEESM
- the rsmH gene encoding 16S rRNA (cytosine(1402)-N(4))-methyltransferase RsmH — encoded protein: MSDYQHRTVLLDEAVDALNLVGERVNGIYIDGTFGRGGHSRLLLSRLGPQGRLFAFDKDLQAIDTAAQIDDPRFTIVHDSFATMREALAARGITQVDGILLDLGISSPQVDDATRGFSFRQDGPLDMRMDTTRGMSAADWLAIVPEQQLEKVIRDYGEERFAFQIAKAVAARRAVEPISTTRQLAAIVAHAVKTREKGKDPATRTFQAIRIFINKELEDLEQGLIAAYAMLAPGARMSVISFHSLEDRMVKQFLASKAKVEQPDRRLPIRAVDLPQPLMKLIHKTKPSDAEVGDNPRARSAVLRVAERLGSAP
- a CDS encoding AAA family ATPase; this encodes MSITLARTCAVYDLADVQQALERSRGRSPELEAFYERMLETGAERFVTTPSSIRALDPLLEECPNFNEVLGDLARYLRLAHAGQEGQGRFNLMPILLLGGPGVGKTHFARRLARIMQTECELISMNALSAGFVITGSSASWRGAKCGKVAERLVRGHYANPVVVLDEVEKASGSSQSDPLAALYQLLEPETACAFRDEFIDVELDASRIFWVLTANSTAGIPAPLLDRMAVYEVPAPTPEQAAGIARRIYRALLRELNLAGFDDSLANGVLDRLALASPRDLRKTLLDGLGHAVANGRGHLTASDIRLRPGPGKSRIGF
- the mraZ gene encoding division/cell wall cluster transcriptional repressor MraZ; this translates as MFQGASAINLDAKGRMSIPAKHRDALTVQCEGRMTLTKHPHGCLLFFPRPVWEQHRDQIAAWPMSARAWQRIFLGNACDVEVDSAGRVLISPELRAAVGLEKEVMMLGMGTHFEIWDAAKLAESEAEAVAGGMPDVLSNFSF
- the ftsL gene encoding cell division protein FtsL — its product is MNVKLNIVLTAALVLCALSVVNARYQARHLLIEVERLQQQSRQLDIDWAQLQLDQSTLGKNERIEQIARTDLNMAPLTPARTQYLTEGAQ